The genomic stretch TTCCTTGACAAAAAAATGGTGTGACTTTTTGGGCTGCCATATCTTATCATTTTGGTGTCATTTGTTTCTTCTAATGTAAAGATTTTAATGGTGCAAAAAATATAATAAGACTAAAGATTAATGTGGCAAAGCTTCAACACTTGAGAGTTGAGAAGACAGTAGTGTATAtctattagtttttttttttttttttggcactcATACACTCCTCAAAAGCATAGGAATAAGACTAGATATCAATTTGGCAAAACTTCAACACTTGAGAAGACGCTGTATTCATTTTCCCGTTGAGGATTTAGACATTGAGAAAATTGCATTTTGGTATCAAATATTGAGGGTATTATTTttaagggaaaatcgttcaaaacatccctcacattttgtaaaataacttttttcgtccctcacgtttaaaaatgtaattttacgtcccttacatattcacattggtcaaatttggtccctacttaGGTTTCTGACTAATTTTTTGTCGGAATTCACtacgtgccttgcacgtgatcatattttaagggcaaaattgtcaaatcaaattttatataattcgatttataatccctcacatttcataaaatacattttttcgtcccttacatttcacaaaatgaacttttttcatccttcacattttttaaaaatgaattttttcatcttttattgatcatgtgtgtgaataattttttttaaatctatgtatatatttatttgatttcacctaaatagtacgaatagcatgtgaaatcaaatagagatatattacatactattcgtactgcttaagtgaaatcaaataaatatatatatgtgtttaaaaaaattagggataatttcagaaacctcccctgaggtttctgacatttacacttacctcccctgtggtttgaacaattacactgacctcccctgaggttactaatcctttacaaattcagtccaaatgattaaaatattattttagagagtgaaattagaattttgtacctgatttgtcctttgtgccacatgtccaatgaatggcaaagtattacaaattaattaacaattaataaactttaacgagcgtagtttataggcaaatacgtattgcctatttaaagtaccagctctttacatgtattttactttcaaacatttactttatcacaaatatttattctcaaatacagatttgtatttactctcaaatatttaatttttgttaaatacaaaacctaccagtttttcttccgtagaaatattaatataacattttttcaatttcagttacaaatatttatgtatttaatataaattaaatgattcagaataaaatactcataaagagctaatactttactcatgtaatggatgaaagccataaaaaattaacattttataggccatttctttttttaaaaaaaaaaattttaatttatattaaatagataacctatcgattttctttttacaagaatattattgtaacaccttttaatttttaattacaaatattgatatatttattgtaaattaaatatttaaaaataaaatacctataaagagccggtactttaaataagttatgcgtatttgcctataaactacactccttacttaaatcaataaactacactccttaacttaaatcaataaactaTATTCCTTACTTTAAATagtgtagtttataggcaaatacgtatattctatttaaagtatcggctctttacagatattttattttcaaatatttaatttatgataaatatattaacatttgtaattaaaaattaaaaagtgttaAAGTGTTaaagtaatattcttgcaaaaaaaatcagtaggttatctatttaatataaattaaatattttttaaaaaataaatggcctcataaactattaattttttatgactttcatccattacatgagtaaagtattggctctttatagatattttatcctgaatcatttaatttatgttaaatacataaatatttataactaaaattgaaaaagtattatattaatatttctacggaagaaaaactggtaggttttgtgtttaacaaaaattaaatatttgagagtaaatacaaatctgtatttgagaataaatatttgtgataaagtaaatgtttgaaagtaaaatacatataaagagctggtactttaaataggcaatacgtatttgcctataaactacgctcgttaaagtttattaattgttaattaatttgtaatactttgccattcattggacatgtggCACAAAGGACAAAttaggtacaaaattctaatttcactctctaaaataatattttaatcatttggactgaatttgtaaaggattagtaacctcaggggaggtcagtgtaattgttcaaaccacagggaggtaagtgtaaatgtcagaaacctcaggggaggtttctgaaattatcccaaaaaattattagtttttcacttatattcattttcttttactcgaaatttgaaataaagaagacatttaatcctaaatattatcgagtgtttatatcgaattaaatttggacagaaaaaataaacaaaagaaaagtatgaacaaaaagaaataagtgattggcattttcaaattttaagacaatcataagacaagtaattcaactgttggtcttaaaagtgtcgagtagaaatttcatatttaaactgaaatttgttagtacaattatagaattcgagttaggacccattaattagatgaccttattatacaattcaataaataaattattaccaaaagagaaatATCACAAATATTAAATAGGTTCAAATGatgaaatcatataaatatagatatcggtttcaaacaaaattattagttttaaacccatatatatatctattgaatagcatgtgtataactatgattagcatgtttagatgaaatccaatagagataaattacatgttattcatattgttcaggtaaaatcaaatCGACATATACGGGGGTTTATAGAAAAAAAGctattcatacacatgatcaatgagggatgaaaaaattcattttgaaaaatgtgagggatggaaaattcattttttgaaatgtgaggaacgaaacaattcattttgtaaaatgttagggacgaaaaaattcattttgtgaaatatgagggacTATGAATCAAATTAcgtaaaaatttgatttgacaattttgccccaCATGCAAGTCACGTGGTGAATTCCAGCAAAAAACTAGTCAGAAACCTAGGTAGAGACCAAATTTggtcaatgtgaatttgtaagggacgtaaaattatacttttaaaagtgatggATGAAAAAAGTCATCTTGTAAAATGTGAGAAACGTTTAGAACGATTTTCCCTATTTTTAAAGTTTGGACAAAAGCAAATATAAGTTTTcagtatttcaatttcaaaacACATTTAATCCAATTGACTGGTTTTGACAAATTATTATTGGAATTCGATCAGTAGCAAGTACCAATGGCTAAAATCAATTAATTAGACTAAATATGCTTaaaaattgaaacatttagAACTAGATTTGCTTTTGTTCAAATTATAAGGACTAAAATCAACTGTACCTCAAACATTTGGTATCAAAACTACAATTTTCTTTGTAGACATCAATAGGATACCCTCCATGCATTGTTTTGAAACCCGGGTTGGACTGATTTGACTGCATATTAATCATGTCTGCGGTTTGATTCATATTTTGGGTTAATTGGATTTAAGATCCGGTGAGAACCGTGCGAATCGAAATGAACCATTGAACTAGTAACAGTTTATTTTTTTCTGTTAAactgaaaaacaaagaaaaaaattttctttaatcCTATAGACTAATTACAAAGTGCCTCAATCACTCACATTCTTTTTACCTTTTGTCTCGTATCAAGTAttcatttctctattttctaGTTTCTTGACTTCCTCTAGGCTctatgtttcattttttttttcatttaataaAGTTGCAATTTTTAATTCCCAAAGACATGATTAAAGCTTAATCTCACAATGTTTAATTCCCAACAAcatgaattttgttttatttcaaaatattgtggtGCTTTTAGGtaggatttaagatttttttgataaatataattaagatgaaatttatttatttgaaattctatgcatatatatatatataatttatttttaaaaaattaattgaatcGAAGTTGAACTAGTCCAATCGATTGAACAGTTATCCAAACACCTCATCGATTCCATTAACGATTCCATTAACGGTTTGAGTTTCAAAACTTTGCATCAGTGTTGTGTTTAAATAGCATCAGTAGAATCAACACAAGGGGTTGCTCCTGGATCACCAATTCCAGCAGAATTATTATGCCGTGATGGACGAAAACACCACGGGTCACACAATCACAAACCACATGGCCCCTGGGCATGGCCTAATTTCAAAGTTAAGATAGATCAGAACACAACATAATACCATAAAAATGCAAGATTGAATGACTAGCAACAACCCACACTCTGCTTATTTGGGATGGATGGAAGATTTTGGAAGCAAAACCTGCACCGTCATACGATACAGGCAAAATCTGACCAACCAACACATGCATTGCATAACTAGAACCTCCACATTGATCTATTTATGACACTTCTTGGCTATAGTTTTCAGCCTTCAGCATTGTCGGTAGCTGGGCTTGCAATCTTCATCCTGCCATGATCAAGCTGAAGCTGGTCCGAGCGAGGAGAATTATTTCTAGCCACATACTTGTATATCCATGTCAGAGCAGCTATTGCAGCCACACAACAGCCACCAGAAAACAAGAATCCCACAGTGAATAAGAAAAGCAATGCAGCAGCTGGGACAAGAATTGGGCTAAAAATAACCAGAACTGGGGTGGCCAGGATCAGGGCCAGCACCGTCCCGGTTAAGATCAATGCAGATAATCCAAGCAACGCAGCACCTATAGTTGTTGCTGTTATCAGCCTAACGACTTGCTTTGATGTTTGAGTTGGTTCAGGGAGCCTCTGGGATGTGGGATCTTGCTGATCTGTGGGCTTTTGCTGATCAGACATGATTGATTGTTGTTGCCTTTGGAGGAAGCTATGCCTGAAAGGAAATCAGGAGCTCTCTTTCCTCGGGTGTATCACACACGCAGGATGGAGTTTCCAGTGGCACTACTATATAAACCCATGATGATTTGGGACCAGCTGACACATGGCAAATTCCAAGGATGATCATCGCCTTGGGCGGTGTGGCGAGTCAGGGTATCTGAAacttgggataatttcagaaaccttccctaaggtttttaaaaatttcaccgAGTTCCCTCGtgattttaaaattatatttgcCTCCCTTATCCACTTAAAATGATAATATTAGccttaatattttaataaaactcCCTTGTTGAATTTGCATATATGAAGAGTGagatttataattatttttcttttcattttctctttttattcctcctttttgaatattttttttgccAGTAAAATTATAGGATTATAAACGTTAACCATAATTGTTAAAtgaatgacttttttttttgagatcttttaatgtgatccaattttttatttgtcaatcttttttgttttatatCAAAAGCAGCGCTAACTAAAAAAAAAGGGCCCAAAATTACTATTAAACTAtgataatttcatcaattaaaaAATCCACAAAGTTTATTTTGTCATAATTGATAGACAATTGCTTATCAAACAATAAATTTGGTATTGACAACTTGACAattttttcttatatttgtGTGAAATGTGTTATTATTGCTTTAGAAAGTAATTGAACTTTATAAGATAAGACTATTTTGAggtattcatttaaattttttaccAAGTCTACAATTTGACCATAAAAAATGTCAAATCAAAAGaagtatgtgtaatttttaaaatctcaaagGAATTTAACGAAATTGTCAGATATCTCAAGggaagtttatgaaattatcccctAAAACTTTGTGCTATTATGGTGGTGTGATCCATGTTGTGTTGAGGTAGATTCGCATAACTACAGTTGGATGTTAAATAGTTAAAGTGCTTAACAGGTAAAGAAGCAGAACGTTTGATGGATGCAGTAACAGTCATTGCTGGTTTAAAGTCGAACCATAAGATAAAGCAGTTCCCAGTTATTGCCCAAGATTTAGTCATCTTATGAGATTAAAGACAAGGGACTGCAAAAGGAGATCATTTCCTATCCCAAAACTCACACGAACCTATTCTGCAATCTGCGCCTATCAACTTAATCAAAAATGTATCCTCCAGCTTGACACCCCACTGCTTATTGTAAGATTACAAACTTTGTTCAGAACAAACACAAAGTAGACATTCATATGCATATCAATCACATTTTCCTCGAAAGATAAGGACCATCTTGTTCAGAGGCACACGTTAATCTCATTTAGAAAATCCTCCAGCAATAAGCTGCAACATTTCAAGTCTGAACTCATAACATCATTGTTCCCATTTTGTGGCAGAAAATGCAGCTATGAATCTTTAGCTCCACGTGACTCTTGATTCTTCAATAGAAGGTATGGTGGGAGAAAAGATGGGATCAGGAATGCAATAACCAAGCAAAGCAATACCAATATCGCCACATACCAGGCCTTGTGAGGAATGCCCAAAAATAGTTCATCACAAACTGCCATGTAAACAATCAAAAGGATCAGAATTTTGCAATGCACGATGGACTCTGAGATGCAGTTATAACTGATAAGTAAAAGATACAAGAAATAGATGCATATGAGGAGCCAAATGGAAGATGAACAGCAAAGCAGCAGAAAAGCAGAAAAGccaaaaggaaaattaaaaaatttttaaaaaatattaacaAGTCCAAAAATAAACTGCCCAAGTTTTAAGGATTACAAAGGCTAAAAGAACGTCTCAGAAGAAAGGTTTGTGGACAATTAAAATTGAATTCAGTGAATATAATCAAATGCTGTCCATACATGTTATGTAAGATAAAAGATTAGGATAAAGGATCACAGCACGAAGGAATTACAGCTTTAGCGTAGTACAAAAGCGAGGTTATAACATTGAACAAGAGGAAATGGGGGCGGGCATCAGAGTAGAAATGAGACTTAAGGTTTTAAGACCCTACTGAAATCAAAGTTTCATCTAGTATTGCTGAGTCACAAAATGATAGGAATTGCTGCAGGTGTCTCAAGTTGCTCTGTAGTCAAATGTTTCCTTGCTCACATTTTTGCCTACGAAAATCACCAGTTTGGTAGTTGCTTCAACTGCACTTCACACTGAACCTCtaaaattgattaattttttctcttttttgggaAAAGAGACTGCTCAGCAgggaaaaacaataaaaaatagaGATGTTTTACATCTATAAAAGCTTTGAAATGCATAAAGCTTCACCTAGATCAGAAATTAGAACACTTAAACAGCCAAACAGAAGATGGTAGAGAAATTGTGACATGCACAGCATCAGATTTATTCATATACACAAGACCACATAGGAAGGAATCCAAACTCTCGAGTACCTATATTAAATATGATGTACTTTCTCTCTTTTGCTCCTGGTATGGCAACAACTCCCTCAGGCATCACACTCACTAAAACATATAATCCACCCTGAACAGAACCTGAAGATTTAGAATCTTGACCTTAAGAAAAGCACTAAAAAATTTGGTTGTTCGAGAGACATAATAAGGACCTGGTCATCCAGCGATTCCAGCTTGTCAGTTTTGAAAATTAACTTCTCTGTATTCAGCAATTTCCTTCCAAAGTTCAGCTCCGGATCAGAACTTGCGTTTTTAAGTTGTATAGAGAAACTAGCCGGTATCTGCAATTCATTCACTGGCAGTTGGACAAGTTTTGACCCAGAAAGTCCAAACTCACCATTgcaaaattaaaatacaaatttACATACAGAAGCGGGATATGATATCTTCACTTCATACCACATATTTGATTTTAGCCCTTGCAGTTGATATAAGCAGGAGCCACTTTGTAGTGGTAGAGTTTCCTTCAGTAGCTCCTTGCCAACATGCAACACCTTTGTGTTGGCCCTACATCATCAATTCAAAAGCAGTCAAGTAACGTCCAATTTGCTAGTGACACATCGGCACAGCAGAAGCTAACGTTGCAAAATTTGTCAACAAAAAGGAACAGTAAATCAACAGATGCCTACATCCTTGTAATTTAAACCAAATAATCTCCACTTAGTGAAGGCCTATCCAGCTATCTCACTCCAACAGCATGTGATCCAAGCACAAAGGAAGACTAAAAACATGAGCTCTTATTTGCACTGAATATCTTTTTCAATCTCAAAACAAAGCATGAAATGACTTACACACTGCTCTGACTGAATGCTGGGACAGCAAGAATGAGCAGAAAAAGGCAAAAATGCTGTAGGCTTGATAGACAACTCATTTTGAAGCGATGAAAATCTGCCTGGCCTCGAAGTTTTAACTTGAAAAAGCCATAAACATCAACTTTCAGTCATACCAATGAAATTGAAGAACGCTAATAGCGGTATGGATTAACAGATTTAGTTAACTAATTCTACATTCTTAACAAAGAACCATTAATATTCTCTTGGGTAAGCTTACTGATGAACTAGTTCTAACAATGTAAATCATTCTTGCAACAAAACCCAGGTTAGCAATATACTGAAAGAATGCAGTTGAAGCAATACTTCAATTGGGCATTCTGTCAAACATTTAGTAGCCATTACAAACAAAAAGGATGTTCCTACAGTACCCTCTCAggaaaaatttaaatatataaatgtaccAGCGGAGACGTTCTGATCACCTGCTAAAAGTAATGTTAGATTGTAGAAAGAGTTAGAAACTTGTGAACAATTAAACTGTAGTAGAACTCAGGGAAATGGAGACTGGTGAAGTTTTACGGGTATACCACTTGAATGGGATGCGTGAGGCTGCCCAGGTCTCAAGTATTATTAATTGTTAGCATTTCTTTAATGAGACCATTACCCACTCATTTACTTTAATGGAAGCATTGGTATTTCGTATGTATGTACTTTTACTTGCTAGTTGTAAACTATTATCATCAATCTATAAATTCAGTAATTATCAAAAGTTCTTCCAACATTttaaaaagataagaaacaaaaacttATCTGGATCTTTTCTTATTTGGCAAAAAAGAAACACTTGATGCATTATGTTAAGCAGTATCTTCAACTGATGCCAAATGTGAATCACAATTACAATCAAAGCAGCAagaacaaacaaacaaaaatgaatagtaaaatTACAAACAGTCAATACTTAACTTACCTAGCTAAAAAAACCAActgtaaattttatatacataaGCTTTGCACTGAATTCAAGaaacagaaaaacaaaagcaaaattttacattaatgaagcaaaatggtaaAACCTGCTAAATAAATTATCACATAAAAAAGATATGAATAAACAAAAATTCGATGCTTTCACAAACAATATTACTAAAGGAAAGCTCCATGCAAACAATATAGAGAAATACCGTCAATTTCTTGATTGATAACTTTTCAATTGTCATCATCTTTAAAACCAGAACGGACTTGCTAAGGTAACCAAGCAAATAAGTAGTAAAACTGGTAAAAGAAATGAAGCAGCAAAGCAACCTCTTGAGTAAGATCCATTAAAGCTGTTAACTCTCTAACAGAAGCATTTAAGAGTTAAGCATGGATCATACTGCAGAaaaaaacaaatcaagaaaagCGTGTGGTCATTTAACAGGGATAGCCACCAATTTTGAGCCAGATGGTTACCTTACTCATATCATTAAAAACAATCATAACCATATCCATCAAACTTACCTTTTACCaacaagaaaaatatgagaCAATTCTTCTTGCATTAAAATTACCTTTTACCAACAAGAAAAAGATGGATCTGTAATCATTTAAAGAATGAGCCACAAACAGGTTTTAACTTGTCATACTCTAAATGGTTTTAAAATGAGCCACAAAAATAGTTTCCCACTCATCATACACTAAAATGCTTTAAATTCATTCGTTTCTTTTGTGCATCACAAAAACCTCATGAAGTACCCCCGAAACTGTTTGTTCCAACTTCCAGCAAAGCTAGATTATATGTAAATCCGTATTTACAATTCTATCCGTGACATGTCTTCAGCTCATACCTAAACTTGACCCTAAAAACACTTTCGGATGGCGGTGAATTTAGCCATCAGCAAAGTGCCATTAAGTGAAGATTAAAGAAATTAATATTTCCCCTTCCACTTTCTGACTAGTGAAACTGAAAGCAAATTCTGGAGCGTCATGATTAAAGCAATGTGATCGAGTCTACTAACAAAAGTTCATAATCCAAGAAGCAGAATTATGCCCAAAGGGTCTTACAAAGGCACTAAATGCTAATGGAAAGACTGATAAAGTTATTAAGCTTCGTAATAAGAGTGGAGGCGTATACTTAGCTAGATATAATTCGACCCATCAGCATAAAGATCAAATCCAATACACACTCAAAAGACAGCTTCTATTAAACTCTTTCCTGAGATATAGACAAGCGGTTTTAATAGGAGTAAACAGAAAAATTACAATAATTAGATAGGAGTAAACTGTCGTAAGCATTATAAGAGATATCTTAAAATAAATCAAGTGATTTCAATTTGGCAtttgcaaatgtctttgaacAAGGAAAAGAACTTTGTATTTCAATGCATACCAGAAAGCTTGGTGGAGTAACCCTAGTGCCACTGAGTCCAACACAACCTAGCAAATATGACAAAGATCTCGAGTTAAGTGTGAGTATTTGAGAAGAGAATAAGGGTTTGCTGCAGCTTGATTTGGAGTTTGCCGCTGCTTCTCACTAGCGGCGGTTACAGGCAGTTCTGCGTGGTGGAAGGAAAATTAGCGCAAGGACAAAATTCTCCTTTAAGAAGCcaaataaaattacaaaacaGTCCATCTGATTGATTATAGAACAATTCAGCTATTGCAACTCATGGTGTCCATAGATAACAGAGTGTAAACGACTTTAATCAAATAGTAAAGTAAATGATTTTATATAAAgtaaaaaaaggataaaaagtACATCCGACTAGAACAGATTGATCTAGACGAACTCTAAGTATACTCATACGAAATTATAATATTCATTTTATTTACTTAATCCCTCCCTAGGGTTTTGCATATACTTAAATAATCCTTTTATGATTCATGCAAAGTGGTTAGACCCCTAAAGTAAGTATAATATTAATATTTCAATCAATGATGTTATGCGGTTTGCTTTTCgttaaatttttcattttacacATAACTACAAAAAAATTATGCtgatattttaaaactttaaaagGATTAGATGGAAAAAAGAGACACATGGCAATTATTGGTAATTTATCCTTTTTTGTTCTAGAGTATTTGCCAAAGGgccatataaaaaaaaagtataaaacGATGTTGGATGATAAATTATTAAGATTGAAATTACTATAATGAATTTATTGGTTATAAACTAGTTATCTAAGGTTCGAAGGGGTAAAACAACCCCATCATTTCATACAATGTGGACGCAGCATATGTTAATCTAAGATttaaaaaacatttttttcttgCTCCTTCAAATCACAACCCTTGATCATATGTTAATCAACGGTTCATTTTtggctaaaataaaaaaaatgcaaccgAAAATCTTAACTTCAAAAATTCTTAAGCtgtggaaaaaaaatgaaaaaataaatcgGCCAAGTCGATATTGTAACTTGTGGGGACCCTTATGATAGACAAACTCCCTACAAAACACTACTTTTGtaataattttttgttttaacatTATTTCGAGAAATTCGCCCAATTTTTACCGCAAATTGGATAATTGATTTTAACATTATTCTGAGAATAATGTGGGTAAATTAAATTTTAGGCTTCCATGGTTTGGGTTTACATATTAGGGTTTTAGTGTTAGATTTTAGGAATTAGGATTTTAGAGTGAGGGTTAGGATTTTGCgggaaaaaataaacaaaggaatCGCCGCACATGAGCTTTGCGGCGATTCCTTTTTAATATAATATTCTTCGCCCGTCATTTCATGAGAGGCCGAAgcttttgcccaaaaaaaaaaaaccgctCCATTAACTTC from Coffea eugenioides isolate CCC68of chromosome 8, Ceug_1.0, whole genome shotgun sequence encodes the following:
- the LOC113781400 gene encoding oleosin 1-like — its product is MSDQQKPTDQQDPTSQRLPEPTQTSKQVVRLITATTIGAALLGLSALILTGTVLALILATPVLVIFSPILVPAAALLFLFTVGFLFSGGCCVAAIAALTWIYKYVARNNSPRSDQLQLDHGRMKIASPATDNAEG
- the LOC113779066 gene encoding uncharacterized protein LOC113779066 — encoded protein: MSCLSSLQHFCLFLLILAVPAFSQSSVANTKVLHVGKELLKETLPLQSGSCLYQLQGLKSNMWYEVKISYPASIPASFSIQLKNASSDPELNFGRKLLNTEKLIFKTDKLESLDDQGGLYVLVSVMPEGVVAIPGAKERKYIIFNIVCDELFLGIPHKAWYVAILVLLCLVIAFLIPSFLPPYLLLKNQESRGAKDS